One stretch of Oncorhynchus clarkii lewisi isolate Uvic-CL-2024 chromosome 3, UVic_Ocla_1.0, whole genome shotgun sequence DNA includes these proteins:
- the LOC139405641 gene encoding uncharacterized protein C8orf76-like yields MEIFGSTFDDSVFEESRAKPTVVALSTYNAKFCEAEWFGESIDTEDILEVQKIFKFRADMAYRRKNFQEALNAYTTCLSYIPDGNLAIRRDIMEGMARCCCHLGKRVEALEITETLKNEASNTCHLTGLLHLTANVHERFGDLRSQATCLQQLCSLHPYHQWHWMKLAESYLHLLQSLSTPSGSSPLQQGDGVEPKPDSQTEEQLKEERDGVWLKACMCFVRARLLLRALKGQQSSFVLQNSERALQKADEALRWLELKDTTLQLVSEVMSEDLVPERMREDNQDGESLAGLSLKDFEDRWWNRLVQTGVLKEDGPKIPSVKTN; encoded by the exons ATGGAGATTTTCGGTAGCACCTTTGACGATTCGGTGTTCGAGGAATCAAGAGCGAAGCCGACTGTTGTTGCACTGTCGACTTACAATGCAAAGTTCTGTGAAGCAGAG TGGTTTGGGGAGAGCATCGACACAGAGGACATTTTGGAGGTGCAAAAGATCTTCAAATTTCGAGCTGATATGGCGTACAGGCGAAAAAACTTCCAG GAAGCTTTAAACGCCTACACTACCTGCCTCTCCTATATCCCTGACGGCAACCTGGCCATTCGACGGGACATAATGGAGGGAATGGCAAGGTGCTGTTGTCACCTGGGGAAGAGAGTGGAGGCCCTGGAGATCACAGAAACACTT AAAAATGAAGCCTCCAACACCTGTCACCTTACCGGTCTACTTCACCTGACTGCGAACGTCCACGAGCGCTTCGGAGACCTCAGGAGCCAGGCCACGTGTCTGCAGCAGCTGTGTTCTCTCCACCCCTACCACCAGTGGCACTGGATGAAGCTGGCAGAAAGCTACCTTCATCTTCTTCAGTCTCTGTCAACACCCTCAGGCTCCAGTCCTCTTCAACAGGGAGATGGTGTAGAGCCAAAGCCTGACTCTCAGACTGAGGAGCAACTGAAGGAAGAGCGTGACGGCGTTTGGCTCAAGGCCTGCATGTGTTTTGTCCGGGCCAG ACTCCTCCTCAGGGCATTAAAGGGCCAACAGTCATCCTTTGTTCTCCAGAACAGTGAGAGAGCCCTACAGAAGGCTGATGAGGCTCTACGTTGGCTGGAACTGAAAGACACCACACTACAACTAGTCTCTGAG GTGATGTCAGAAGATCTAGTtccagagagaatgagagaggacaACCAGGATGGAGAGAGCTTGGCAggtctctctctgaaggacttTGAAGACAGGTGGTGGAACAGACTGGTACAGACAGGAGTACTGAAGGAGGATGGACCTAAAATACCCTCTGTAAAGACCAACTAG
- the LOC139386607 gene encoding zinc fingers and homeoboxes protein 1-like isoform X2 yields MASRRKSTTPCMVLPSSNVMEEQDADMQVGEGKDGAESAAEGLTDTAVVSTDPETEHDISHSSGEDGVTCTGVKRSNQPTLEQTLSDLLSDGGYTQHETEESDDPASAGISLSKTPIMKMRGKSEPKRIAVSLKAAEESDGMGESEGEQEPIEAPLGLGSLTPVEKMSPHYTESMKHSVLLNIPNMMSAEHKKSSVLSSNMSGLQLPPGLAQVLSALQAQQSAQAQLLIPVSSIPSYNQSMDTNTVLVNTYKKFPYPSVSEIMGLSAQTKFSEEQIKIWFSAQRLKHGVSWTPEEVEEARRKQFNGTVHTVPQTITVIPAHQLSAAANGLQSILQTCQIVGQPGLVFTQVGTPVTTPITLTVAGMPSHSLVPKMSSHQTSPAVSEMKRATTVQPPSLTPQENSALSADHFGMRPKKSKEQLAELKASYLKNHFASDAEIARLMTLTCLTKGEIKKWFSDTRYNQRNSKNSNVIVFHDSQSPRGHGSGTTIVIDSSDETPQSPPPTPTPSIKEKEPRPKTWNSFPDFTLQKFKEKTAEQLVVLEESYQKGSTPSDDELTRLRTETKLTRREIDAWFTEKRKVVEAESPELKAERMESEATSSRKRSQTPPGGRRPNRGDKNIRKKTPEQLHVLKSAFVRTQWPSTEEYDKLSEESGLPRVYVVNWFGDTRYSFKNGNLKWFFHYQSGNVEGLNGNKNRKRRIRNRGWGRSRSRKAKRSTSTEKSPPLPIIKLKSGKDILKEYYLKHKLLNEQDLDELVTKSSMGYEQVREWFAEIHKRENMGADPFGDAEVNEDQQEEEALLGENEMAPDEQDDTVVGEEDEEEDDDTDESDSWEPSQGARKTQSE; encoded by the exons ATGGCAAGCAGGAGGAAGTCAACAACACCTTGCATGGTCCTGCCTTCTTCTAACGTGATGGAGGAGCAGGATGCAGACATGCAGGTGGGGGAGGGAAAGGATGGAGCTGAGAGCGCTGCAGAGGGACTTACAGACACCGCTGTGGTCTCCACTGACCCAGAGACAG AGCACGACATCAGTCATTCCAGCGGAGAGGACGGTGTCACCTGCACAGGAGTGAAACGCAGCAACCAACCAACCCTGGAGCAGACGCTCAGTGACCTTCTCTCGGATGGGGGATACACACAGCATGAGACGGAAGAGAGCGATGACCCCGCATCAGCTGGCATCTCACTCAGCAAAACCCCCATCATGAAGATGAGGGGTAAATCGGAACCGAAGAGGATCGCCGTGTCTCTGAAAGCAGCCGAGGAGAGTGACGGGAtgggagagagtgaaggggagCAGGAGCCTATCGAAGCACCTCTGGGGCTGGGTTCCCTCACTCCTGTAGAGAAGATGAGCCCACATTACACCGAGTCCATGAAACACAGTGTTCTCCTAAACATTCCCAATATGATGTCTGCAGAGCACAAGAAATCCTCTGTCCTCAGCTCCAATATGTCTGGACTCCAGCTCCCCCCTGGTCTGGCCCAGGTCCTCTCAGCTCTGCAGGCCCAGCAG AGCGCCCAAGCCCAGCTCCTCATCCCCGTCAGCAGTATCCCCTCATACAACCAATCCATGGATACCAACACAGTCCTGGTCAACACCTACAAGAAGTTCCCGTACCCTTCGGTGTCAGAGATCATGGGTCTGTCGGCTCAGACCAAATTCAGTGAGGAACAGATAAAGATCTGGTTCTCTGCCCAGCGTCTGAAGCACGGGGTCAGCTGGACACCCGAGGAG GTGGAGGAGGCTAGGAGAAAGCAGTTCAACGGGACTGTGCACACGGTGCCTCAGACCATCACTGTTATCCCGGCCCACCAGCTCTCTGCTGCGGCCAACGGCCTGCAGTCTATCCTCCAGACCTGTCAGATAGTAGGGCAGCCAGGCCTGGTTTTTACACAG GTTGGCACGCCTGTGACCACACCCATCACCTTGACAGTAGCAGGGATGCCAAGCCACAGCCTGGTCCCCAAGATGTCCTCCCACCAGACCAGCCCAGCGGTCAGTGAGATGAAGAGAGCCACCACtgtccagcctccctccctgactccacAGGAGAACTCGGCCCTCAGCGCCGACCACTTCGGAATGCGGCCTAAGAAGTCCAAGGAGCAGCTGGCGGAGCTGAAAGCCAGCTACCTGAAGAACCACTTCGCCAGCGACGCGGAGATCGCCAGGCTCATGACGCTGACCTGCCTCACAAAAGGCGAGATCAAGAAGTGGTTCAGCGACACGCGCTACAACCAGCGCAACTCCAAGAACAGCAACGTCATCGTGTTCCATGACAGCCAGAGTCCCCGGGGTCACGGCAGCGGCACCACCATCGTCATTGACTCCAGCGACGAGACCCCTCAGTCTCcaccacccacacccacaccatcCATCAAAGAGAAAGAGCCACGCCCCAAGACCTGGAACTCCTTCCCAGACTTCACATTGCAGAAGTTCAAGGAGAAGACAGCAGAGCAGCTGGTGGTTCTTGAGGAGAGTTACCAGAAGGGAAGCACTCCGTCTGATGACGAGCTGACCCGGCTGAGGACGGAGACCAAGCTGACCCGGAGAGAGATCGACGCCTGGTTCACAGAGAAGAGGAAGGTAGTGGAGGCAGAGTCACCTGAGCTGAAAGCAGAGCGGATGGAGAGCGAGGCCACCTCGTCTAGAAAAAGATCCCAGACCCCTCCGGGTGGCCGGCGGCCAAACAGGGGGGACAAGAACATCAGAAAGAAAACCCCAGAGCAGCTCCACGTTCTGAAGAGTGCCTTTGTCCGTACCCAATGGCCCTCCACAGAGGAATATGACAAGCTGTCAGAGGAGAGCGGGCTGCCCAGGGTCTACGTAGTCAACTGGTTCGGAGATACCCGGTACTCCTTCAAGAACGGCAACCTCAAGTGGTTCTTCCACTACCAGAGCGGCAACGTGGAGGGACTGAACGGCAACAAAAACAGAAAGAGGAGGATACGTAACCGAGGCTGGGGGAGGTCTCGGAGCAGGAAGGCTAAGAGGTCAACCAGCACGGAGAAGTCACCACCACTGCCCATCATCAAGTTGAAGTCTGGGAAAGACATTCTGAAGGAGTATTACCTGAAGCACAAGTTGTTGAATGAGCAGGACCTGGATGAGCTTGTGACCAAGTCTAGTATGGGATACGAGCAGGTGAGAGAGTGGTTCGCTGAGATACACAAGAGGGAAAATATGGGTGCTGATCCGTTTGGGGATGCTGAGGTAAACGAGGACCAGCAGGAAGAGGAAGCGTTGCTGGGTGAGAATGAGATGGCACCTGACGAGCAGGATGACACTGTGGTgggtgaggaagatgaggaggaggatgacgaCACTGATGAAAGTGATTCTTGGGAGCCCTCTCAGGGTGCCAGAAAAACACAGTCAGAGTAA
- the LOC139386607 gene encoding zinc fingers and homeoboxes protein 1-like isoform X1 translates to MASRRKSTTPCMVLPSSNVMEEQDADMQVGEGKDGAESAAEGLTDTAVVSTDPETEHDISHSSGEDGVTCTGVKRSNQPTLEQTLSDLLSDGGYTQHETEESDDPASAGISLSKTPIMKMRGKSEPKRIAVSLKAAEESDGMGESEGEQEPIEAPLGLGSLTPVEKMSPHYTESMKHSVLLNIPNMMSAEHKKSSVLSSNMSGLQLPPGLAQVLSALQAQQSAQAQLLIPVSSIPSYNQSMDTNTVLVNTYKKFPYPSVSEIMGLSAQTKFSEEQIKIWFSAQRLKHGVEEARRKQFNGTVHTVPQTITVIPAHQLSAAANGLQSILQTCQIVGQPGLVFTQVGTPVTTPITLTVAGMPSHSLVPKMSSHQTSPAVSEMKRATTVQPPSLTPQENSALSADHFGMRPKKSKEQLAELKASYLKNHFASDAEIARLMTLTCLTKGEIKKWFSDTRYNQRNSKNSNVIVFHDSQSPRGHGSGTTIVIDSSDETPQSPPPTPTPSIKEKEPRPKTWNSFPDFTLQKFKEKTAEQLVVLEESYQKGSTPSDDELTRLRTETKLTRREIDAWFTEKRKVVEAESPELKAERMESEATSSRKRSQTPPGGRRPNRGDKNIRKKTPEQLHVLKSAFVRTQWPSTEEYDKLSEESGLPRVYVVNWFGDTRYSFKNGNLKWFFHYQSGNVEGLNGNKNRKRRIRNRGWGRSRSRKAKRSTSTEKSPPLPIIKLKSGKDILKEYYLKHKLLNEQDLDELVTKSSMGYEQVREWFAEIHKRENMGADPFGDAEVNEDQQEEEALLGENEMAPDEQDDTVVGEEDEEEDDDTDESDSWEPSQGARKTQSE, encoded by the exons ATGGCAAGCAGGAGGAAGTCAACAACACCTTGCATGGTCCTGCCTTCTTCTAACGTGATGGAGGAGCAGGATGCAGACATGCAGGTGGGGGAGGGAAAGGATGGAGCTGAGAGCGCTGCAGAGGGACTTACAGACACCGCTGTGGTCTCCACTGACCCAGAGACAG AGCACGACATCAGTCATTCCAGCGGAGAGGACGGTGTCACCTGCACAGGAGTGAAACGCAGCAACCAACCAACCCTGGAGCAGACGCTCAGTGACCTTCTCTCGGATGGGGGATACACACAGCATGAGACGGAAGAGAGCGATGACCCCGCATCAGCTGGCATCTCACTCAGCAAAACCCCCATCATGAAGATGAGGGGTAAATCGGAACCGAAGAGGATCGCCGTGTCTCTGAAAGCAGCCGAGGAGAGTGACGGGAtgggagagagtgaaggggagCAGGAGCCTATCGAAGCACCTCTGGGGCTGGGTTCCCTCACTCCTGTAGAGAAGATGAGCCCACATTACACCGAGTCCATGAAACACAGTGTTCTCCTAAACATTCCCAATATGATGTCTGCAGAGCACAAGAAATCCTCTGTCCTCAGCTCCAATATGTCTGGACTCCAGCTCCCCCCTGGTCTGGCCCAGGTCCTCTCAGCTCTGCAGGCCCAGCAG AGCGCCCAAGCCCAGCTCCTCATCCCCGTCAGCAGTATCCCCTCATACAACCAATCCATGGATACCAACACAGTCCTGGTCAACACCTACAAGAAGTTCCCGTACCCTTCGGTGTCAGAGATCATGGGTCTGTCGGCTCAGACCAAATTCAGTGAGGAACAGATAAAGATCTGGTTCTCTGCCCAGCGTCTGAAGCACGGG GTGGAGGAGGCTAGGAGAAAGCAGTTCAACGGGACTGTGCACACGGTGCCTCAGACCATCACTGTTATCCCGGCCCACCAGCTCTCTGCTGCGGCCAACGGCCTGCAGTCTATCCTCCAGACCTGTCAGATAGTAGGGCAGCCAGGCCTGGTTTTTACACAG GTTGGCACGCCTGTGACCACACCCATCACCTTGACAGTAGCAGGGATGCCAAGCCACAGCCTGGTCCCCAAGATGTCCTCCCACCAGACCAGCCCAGCGGTCAGTGAGATGAAGAGAGCCACCACtgtccagcctccctccctgactccacAGGAGAACTCGGCCCTCAGCGCCGACCACTTCGGAATGCGGCCTAAGAAGTCCAAGGAGCAGCTGGCGGAGCTGAAAGCCAGCTACCTGAAGAACCACTTCGCCAGCGACGCGGAGATCGCCAGGCTCATGACGCTGACCTGCCTCACAAAAGGCGAGATCAAGAAGTGGTTCAGCGACACGCGCTACAACCAGCGCAACTCCAAGAACAGCAACGTCATCGTGTTCCATGACAGCCAGAGTCCCCGGGGTCACGGCAGCGGCACCACCATCGTCATTGACTCCAGCGACGAGACCCCTCAGTCTCcaccacccacacccacaccatcCATCAAAGAGAAAGAGCCACGCCCCAAGACCTGGAACTCCTTCCCAGACTTCACATTGCAGAAGTTCAAGGAGAAGACAGCAGAGCAGCTGGTGGTTCTTGAGGAGAGTTACCAGAAGGGAAGCACTCCGTCTGATGACGAGCTGACCCGGCTGAGGACGGAGACCAAGCTGACCCGGAGAGAGATCGACGCCTGGTTCACAGAGAAGAGGAAGGTAGTGGAGGCAGAGTCACCTGAGCTGAAAGCAGAGCGGATGGAGAGCGAGGCCACCTCGTCTAGAAAAAGATCCCAGACCCCTCCGGGTGGCCGGCGGCCAAACAGGGGGGACAAGAACATCAGAAAGAAAACCCCAGAGCAGCTCCACGTTCTGAAGAGTGCCTTTGTCCGTACCCAATGGCCCTCCACAGAGGAATATGACAAGCTGTCAGAGGAGAGCGGGCTGCCCAGGGTCTACGTAGTCAACTGGTTCGGAGATACCCGGTACTCCTTCAAGAACGGCAACCTCAAGTGGTTCTTCCACTACCAGAGCGGCAACGTGGAGGGACTGAACGGCAACAAAAACAGAAAGAGGAGGATACGTAACCGAGGCTGGGGGAGGTCTCGGAGCAGGAAGGCTAAGAGGTCAACCAGCACGGAGAAGTCACCACCACTGCCCATCATCAAGTTGAAGTCTGGGAAAGACATTCTGAAGGAGTATTACCTGAAGCACAAGTTGTTGAATGAGCAGGACCTGGATGAGCTTGTGACCAAGTCTAGTATGGGATACGAGCAGGTGAGAGAGTGGTTCGCTGAGATACACAAGAGGGAAAATATGGGTGCTGATCCGTTTGGGGATGCTGAGGTAAACGAGGACCAGCAGGAAGAGGAAGCGTTGCTGGGTGAGAATGAGATGGCACCTGACGAGCAGGATGACACTGTGGTgggtgaggaagatgaggaggaggatgacgaCACTGATGAAAGTGATTCTTGGGAGCCCTCTCAGGGTGCCAGAAAAACACAGTCAGAGTAA